The Streptomyces sp. V4I8 genome includes the window CAAGGCCTCCCACAGCGGCCCTTGGCCCGCGGCGATACGCCGCTCGACGACGACGCTTCTGCTGGTCATGCCCCCATGAAAGCAGCAGGGTCCGACAGCCGCCCGACGACCGAGCGCCTGCCCCCCCGGCCACCAGGTGAGACGACTGCGTCGGCCGGTGCTCCGCCCCTCTGTCGCCGGCCCGTCGGACGGGCCCGGAATCGCTCGGAACCCTGGCGCGTTGAGGAGGGTGGGCATGGGACGCCGGTGGGTGTGCGGGCAGAGCAGCCCGAGTGACCGAGCAGAGAGACATGGGAGGGCCGTGATGGCTGCGCAGACGCAGAGGGCCGTGCTGGCGGGCGGATGCTTCTGGGGGATGGAAGAGCTGATCCGCAGGCTTCCGGGCGTGACGGCCACCCGGGTGGGATACACCGGGGGTGACGTGCCGAACGCGACGTACCGTGACCACGGCACGCACGCGGAGGCCATCGAGATCCTTTTCGACCCCGCGAAGACCGACTTCCGCGCGCTCCTGGAGTTCTTCTTCCAGATCCACGACCCGAGCACCAGGAACCGTCAGGGCAACGACATCGGCCTCAGCTACCGCTCGGCGATCTACTACGTGGACGACGAGCAGAAGCGGATCGCCGAGGACACGATCGCGGATGTGGACGCCTCCGGCCTGTGGCCGGGCAAGGTCGTCACCGAGGTGGAGCCGGTGGGACCCTTCTGGGAGGCCGAGCCCGAGCACCAGGACTACCTGCAGCGCTACCCGGACGGCTACACCTGCCACTTCCCTCGCCCGGGATGGCGGCTGCCCGCCCGCGCCGAGGGCTGACCGCGAGGCGGCCCGGCGGACGCCGGAGGCTGACCGGCAGAGACTCCGCAGCCGGGCCGTGCTTGCTCAGCGGGACCTGCGGTGCCCCGCTGTGCGGGAAGGGAGCGCGCAGCGGGACTCAGTCGGGACAGGTCACCTGGCTTGACGCTCTGCCGGGGCCGTGCCCGTCTTCTCAGGCGGCGACGCCAGGTATGAGCGCCACCAGTCCTGAGAGGAAGCTGCCCACTGCTGCGAGTGTGACGAGGGTGGCCTTGCCGTCTGAGAACAGCCCGGAGCAGAACTCACGTACGCGCCGTCGGCGGCTTCCTTCCTCGTGGGCGGTACACCCGTCAACGTACGGCCCGATCCTCGGATACCGTCCCGCGCCGCCGACAGCGCGCGTGTGGCTCAGTGCGGCAACGTCGCCGGGCTGCCGCCGTTGGCCTCGTAGCCCGCGACCGCCAGCGCTCGGTAGACCGCGAACTCCGCCGCCGGGTCCGGGGAGAGCGTCCAGGGGAGGGCGCCGACGTGGCCGTCGACGTGTATCAGCTGGTTCATGGCCTCCGCCCAGCGCTCGCCGCGGACCAGGAAGAAGACGAGCAGGTGGCGTACGTGCGCGAGCATCGGGTCGTCGTGGCGGGCCGCGTGCACCGCGAACAGCGCGCCGTGGATCGCCTTCGTCACGACCTCGCTCTGGTAGAAGCCGCTGACCAGGTTCACCTCGGGCAGGTGCTCGAAGACCGCGAAGAGCGGCATGGCGGCGAGGAGGGAACCCTGGGGGGCGCGGGCCGCCGCCGCCTCCGCGAAGTCGTACGCCAGCCGGCGCGAGCCGTGCCACTTCTCGCACCAGTAGTGCAGGGCCGCCAGGTGCGCGCCCATGTGGGCCGGGGCCCGGTCCAGGATCTTCAGCCAGAGCTGCTCGAACTCCGGGCGGGGGTAGGCCAGTCCGCGGGCCACTGACAGCTCGATGATGTACGGGATCGGGTCACCGGGGGCCAGCAGCGCCGCGTCGCCGCACGCCGACCTCGCCTCCTCCATGATGATCCGGAACTCGTCCGTGCCCGGTGTCGCCGTCCGCCACGCCTGCTGCACCAGGAACTCCGCGTGTACGGCCGCTCCGCCCGCGTCCTTGGGCTGCTCGGTCCGCCACACCCGCAGCCACTGCCCGCCCGGCGACTCACTGACGCCGCCAGGGCGCTGCTGCAGCTCCAGCGACGCGGCACCGGCGAAGGCCTGCACGCGCTGCCAGCGCAGCTCGCCCTCCGCCTCGGTGCCGGCGAGCAGCTGGGACGCCGCCTTGTAGTCCTGCGTGCGCTGCACCAGGTCCAGGACGTCCAGCAGGTCCTGGTCGGGGCCGGGCATGCGTACGTCCAGCTCTTCCTGCGGTACGAAGCCGTAGTTCGCCGGGTCCGCGGCGTCGGGGTGGCCCGGCGGGACCTGCTCGATCATGCCCCGCCTGCGCCGCATGAGCGGCACCAGCACGAAGCCGATCATGAGCAGCGCGATCAGGACCCAGAGAATCTCCATGCCTCCAGCGTTCCAGACGCCGCTGACAATTGGCCAACGGGTGCCTGCGGCGGTTGGGTGGGGGGTGCCTGCGGCGGCCCGTCTCGGTGGGGGGCGGGGGGTGCCTGCGGCGGCCTGTCTCGGCGGTTGGGCGGGGGTGCCTGCGGCGGCCTGTTTCGGTGGGTGGGGGGTGGTCGCGCCCACGCGGCGGTAGCCGCACATTCGACACAGCCCCGCGCCCCTGAGGTGCCTGCGGCGGCCTGTTGCTGTCCGGTGGGGGTTCGCGTGGCGCGTGCGGGTTCGTTGTGGGTCGGGGCCGCGTCGGGGGGTGTCCGTCCTCGGTCCGGTGGCTGGCGTACTGCCGGGAGGTGCCGTTTCTTGACACCGGACTCTGCGGGCGGACACCCCCCGACGCGTCCCCTTGCCGCCGTACGCGGCTGCCGCGCCGTGGGGATGGCCCCCCTGTGCGACTCCGGGCGCATCCGTGTCGTTCGCGGGCTACGCTCGGTGCCCATGAGTGACAGGCACATCAGTCAGCACTTCGAGACCCTGGCGATCCACGCGGGCAACACCGCCGATCCGCTGACCGGCGCGGTCGTCCCGCCGATCTACCAGGTCTCGACCTACAAGCAGGACGGCGTGGGCGGGCTGCGCGGTGGCTATGAGTACAGCCGTAGCGCCAACCCGACCAGGACCGCCCTCGAAGAGAACCTCGCCGCCCTGGAGGGCGGTCGCCGCGGCCTCGCGTTCGCGTCCGGACTGGCGGCCGAGGACTGCCTGTTGCGTACGCTGCTCAGCCCCGGCGACCACGTGGTCATCCCCAATGACGCGTACGGCGGCACGTTCCGGCTGTTCGCGAAGGTCGTCGCCCGGTGGGGGGTGGAGTGGTCGGTCGTGGACACCAGCGACGCCGGTGCCGTGCGGGCCGCCATCACCCCGAAGACCAAGGTCGTCTGGGTGGAGACCCCGTCCAACCCGCTGCTCGGCATCACCGACATCGCCGCCGTCGCCCAGATCGCCCGGGACGCCGGCGCGAAGCTCGTCGTGGACAACACGTTCGCCACGCCGTATCTGCAGCAGCCGCTGTCGCTGGGTGCGGACGTCGTGGTGCACTCGCTGACCAAGTACATGGGCGGCCACTCGGACGTCGTGGGTGGTGCGCTGATCGTCGGTGACTCGGACCTGGGTGACGAACTGGCCTTCCACCAGAACGCCATGGGTGCCGTGGCCGGGCCCTTCGACTCCTGGCTGGTGCTGCGCGGCGCCAAGACGCTGCCGGTGCGTATGGACCGGCACAGCGAGAACGCCACGAAGATCGCCGACATGCTCACCCGGCACGCGCGTGTGACGCGTGTTCTGTACCCGGGACTGCCCGACCACCCCGGTCACGAGGTCGCCGCCAAGCAGATGAAGGCGTTCGGCGGCATGGTCTCCTTCCGGGTGGAGGGGGGCGAGGCGGCGGCCGTCGAGGTCTGCAACCGCGCCAAGGTGTTCACGCTCGGCGAGTCCCTGGGCGGCGTCGAGTCCCTCATCGAGCACCCGGGGCGTATGACCCACGCCTCCGTGGCGGGGTCGGCTCTGGAAGTTCCCGCCGACCTCGTGCGCCTCTCCGTGGGCATCGAGAATGTCGACGACCTCATCGAGGACCTCCAGCAGGCTCTCGGCTAGCAGGCCGGGGCCGCGTGGAAAGGGCTCACCAGCCCGTCAGTGGGGGAGTCGTCTCAGACGGCGGCTCCACCCATGGGCGGGCCATCAGGGCCCATACGACGAACGCCACCGTCGCGGCGAACAGGAGCAGCCACATCAGCCGTACGGCGGCTTTCCTGCGTCGCAGCATGCGGCCGCCGCGGCGCACGACCTCCGCGTAGAGCTCCGGCGGCACCGGTGCCGGCGTGCGCTCCATGATCTGCCGTGCGGCCGCTTCCCGTTGGGGGCGGTTCACGGGGACACCGCCTTCGGGCCCAATACGGTCGGTGCGGCTCTGCGCGGTGGATGCAGCAGTGTCGCTGTCGCCCGGTCGCAGATCGCGTGGACGCGTTCCCGGGGCAGACCGAGGAGGGCCGCCGCCTGTTCCTCGGCGACTCCCTCGTACAGCCGCAGTACCAGGATCAGGCGTTCCTGTGGGGACAGCCGGGCGAGTGGACTGTCGGGGTGGGGGCGGGACCGGCCGAGGGTGCCCAGGGCGCCGTACTGATGCCATGCCCCCCGGGAGAAGCGGGTGGCCAGGTACGCGCGGGCGCGGTCGTACGGGTCCTCGCCACGCAGCCGGTCCCAGCACGCGTACGTGTGCGCCAGGGAAAGCGTCAGCAGGCGCCGCGCGCGCGGGTTCTCGTCCGGCGGCTCCGCGGTGAGCAGCGTGGCGGTATGCAGCAGCCGTCCGGCCGCGCCCGCGACGAACGCCTCGAACTCGCGGTCCCGGCGGGCGTCCTGGACCACACGTCGTCGTCCCACCGCCCCTCCCGCCTGACCGACCCTGAGGAACCGTGCCCCGGCGGCGCACATGATTCGGTCGCGCGCGGAGGGCCCGGTTTCATATGAGGCCAGCGACGGCCCGGGGTCAAGAGCCCGGACCGGATCACCCCTCAGGACGCCGTAGGGGTCTCCGCACCCGAGATTCCCTGCGCCGCCATCCGCGAGGAGAGCGCCGTGTTGAAGCGGGTGAGCAGCGTGCAGAACGCCTCACGCTCCTCCGGGGCCCAGTCCTGCGTCAGCTCGGCCATCAACTGACGCCGGGACGAGCGCACTTCCTCCAGCCGCGACTGACCGCGCGGGGACAGCTGGAGCACCACCGCGCGCCCGTCCTCGGGGTGCGAGGTGCGCTTGACGAGTCCCGTGTCGACGAGCGGTGCCACCTGCCGGGTGACCGTCGACGAGTCGATCCCCATGCTCGCGGCGAGCGCCTTGACGCCCATGGGGCCTTCCTTGTCGAGGCGGTTGAGCAGCAGGTATGCGGCGCGGTCCATGGAGTTGCGCACCTGACCCACGCCGCCGAGCCGGGTCTGTTCGGCACGGCGGGCGAATACCGCCACCTCGTGTTGCAGCGTGTCGAGGAGACCGCTGTCGGCGACGGTCGTCATGTCCATCGACATTTCAGGTGTTGTGGGCATGGCCGGGGGCTCACTTCATGAAGGGGGTGCTGGGTTGGGGGACAGGGTACGCGGCCCGGACGCGGGGTGTACCGGCGCTGCGCAAACCCATCTCGGTGCTTGGTCACAACAGGGCCTCGCGCCTGTGAACTGCGAGACTTGTGTCATGAGCTACAGCACGGCTGACTCCTTGCCTCCCGTCACGCTCGACGATGTGCGGGGCGCCCAGAAGATGCTGACGGGCGTGGCGCGGGTGACGGCGATGGAGGGCAGCAGGCACCTGTCCCAGCTGGTGGGCGCGCCGGTGCACTTCAAGTGCGAGAACCTCCAGCGGACGGGATCGTTCAAGCTGCGCGGCGCGTATGTGCGGATCGCCGGGCTGCTGCCGGAGGAGCGGGCGGCGGGGGTCGTCGCGGCCAGTGCCGGCAACCACGCGCAGGGCGTCGCGCTGGCGTCGTCGCTGCTCGGCGTGGGCTCGACCGTGTTCATGCCGAAGGGCGCCCCGCTGCCGAAGATCAGCGCCACCCGCGACTACGGCGCCGAGGTGCGCCTGCACGGTCAGGTGGTCGACGAGACGCTCGCCGCGGCGCAGGAGTACGCCGCCGAGACGGGCGCGGTGTTCATCCACCCCTTCGACCACCCCGACATCATCGCGGGCCAGGGCACGGTCGGCCTGGAGATCCTGGAGCAGTGCCCGGAGGTGCGGACGATCGTCGTCGGCATCGGCGGGGGTGGGCTCGCGGCGGGTATCGCGATGGCGGTGAAGTCGCTGCGGCCCGACGTGCGCATCGTGGGCGTGCAGGCGGAGGGCGCGGCGGCATATCCGCCCTCGCTGGCGGCCGGGCACCCGGTCGCGGTCGACAACCCGGCGACCATGGCCGACGGCATCAAGGTCGGCCGGCCCGGAGACGTGCCGTTCCGGATCATCGGCGATCTGGTGGACGAGGTCCGCACGGTCACCGAGGACGAGCTGGCCACCGCCCTGCTGCTGTGCCTGGAGCGGGCCAAGCTGGTCGTCGAACCGGCCGGCGCGAGCCCCGTCGCGGCGCTCCTGAGCGACCCGGGATCCTTCGAGGGGCCGGTCGTCTCGGTGCTCTCCGGCGGCAACGTCGACCCGGTGCTGCTCCAGGGCGTCCTGCGGCACGGCATGGCCGCCCAGGGCCGCTACCTGGCCGTACGGCTGCGGCTGACCGACCGGCCGGGCGCGCTCGCCACGCTTCTCGGGGTGTTGTCAGCGGTCGACGCCAACGTCCTCGACGTGAGCCATGTACGGACCGACCCCCGGCTCGGGCTCACGGAGGCGGAGGTCGAGCTGCACCTGGAGACCAAGGGCCGTGCGCACTGCGTCGAGGTCGGCCGGGCCCTGCGCGAGGCGGGCTACACCGTCATCGGCTGAGGTGGGAGCGGGCGTCTGCTTGAGACGCGAACGAGGTGCCGGCTGAGACGCGAGCGGGCGCCGGCTGCGACTCGGCGTGTGAAAGAGAGTTCCCTTGTCACTCGTTCGGGTAACTCCATTGAGAGACGCGATACATCGCGTTATGGTGTGTCTGGTGATTCCGCCACCCAGCGGAACGAAAAGTGCAAACCTAGCCTTTCGAAGTTCCCGAAATTTCCCCGACGACGTGGAGATTCATATGCCAGGCGCCATCTATGCCGAAGGCCTGGTGAAGACCTTCGGTGACGTAAGGGCTCTGGACGGCGTCGACCTCGATGTTCCCGAGGGCACGGTCCTGGGCCTGCTCGGGCCGAACGGCGCGGGCAAGACGACTACCGTCCGCTGCCTGACGACCCTGCTGCGCCCCGACAGCGGCTCGGCGGTCGTCGCGGGTATCGACGTCCTCAAGCATCCGGACGCCGTGCGCCGCTCCATCGGCCTGTCCGGCCAGTTCGCGGCGGTCGACGAGTACCTCACCGGCCGCGAGAACCTGCAGATGGTCGGCCAGCTCTACCAGATGAAGGCGAAGGCGGCGAAGGCCCGCGCGGACGAACTGCTGGCGCAGTTCGGCCTCGCCGACGCCGCCGACCGCCCCACGAAGACCTACTCCGGCGGCATGCGCCGCCGCCTGGACCTTGCGGCCGCCCTGGTCGTCTCCCCGCCCGTGATGTTCATGGACGAACCGACGACCGGCCTCGACCCCCGCAACCGACAGCTGCTGTGGGAGGTCATGAAGCAACTGGTCTCGGGCGGTACGACCCTGCTGCTGACCACCCAGTACCTCGAAGAGGCCGACCACCTCGCGCACGACATCGCGGTCGTCGACCACGGCCATGTCATCGCCCAGGGCACCTCCGACCAGCTCAAGGCCCGCACCGGCGGCGAGCGCGTCGAGGTCGTGGTGCACGAGCGCGACGACATCCAGCCCGCCTCTGAAGTGCTGCGCGGCTTCGGCAAGGGCGACACGACGGTCGAGGAGCACATGCGCAAGCTCACCGTTCCCGTGACCGGAGGCGCGAAGCTCCTCGCCGAGGTCATCCGCGAGCTCGACACCCGGGGCATCGAGATCGACGACATCGGCCTGCGCCGCCCGACCCTCGACGACGTGTTCCTGTCCCTGACAGGACACCTGGCCGAGATGAAGGACGAGGAGAACGGCAGGGAGACCGGCAAGGAGGCCGTCAAATGAGTGCTCTCGCCGACGCCGTGCGCGTCGCACCGGCCGCGAACCCGGTCAGCCAGTCCTTCCGGGACTCGATGGTCGTCGCCAAGCGGAATTTGATCCGGATGTCCCGGATTCCCGAGATGATCATCTATGGGCTGATCCAGCCGATCATGTTCGTGGTGCTGTTCACCTACGTCTTCGGCGGCTCCATGCAGATCGGGAGCAGCACCAGCGCCGTCGACTACAAGAACTTCCTGATGGCGGGCATCTTCGCGCAGACCGTCACGTTCGCCACCGCCAGCTCCGGTGCGGGCATCGCCGACGACATGCACAAGGGGCTCATCGACCGCTTCCGCTCGCTGCCCATGGCGAGAGGCGCGGTGCTGACCGGGCGCACTTTCGCCGACCTCGTCCAGACCGCCCTGACCCTGGTCGTGCTGGCCGTGGTCGCCCTGCTGGTCGGCTGGCGCGTCGGGTCGGACGGCAGCACCGACGCCGGCCGAGTGCTGGGTGCCTTCGGGCTGCTGCTGCTGCTCGGGTACGCGTTCACCTGGATCGGCGCGCTGATCGGCATGTCCGTGCGGACCCCCGAGGCGGCCACGTCCAGCGGACTGATCTGGCTCTTCCCGGTCACCTTCATCTCGAACGCGTTCGTGGACACCAGCCATATGACCCCGTGGCTGCGGCACATCGCCGAGTGGAACCCCTTCAGCGCCACCGTGCAGGCCTGCCGTGTCCTGTTCGCCAACCCGGGACAGTCACCGTCGGACGCCTGGCCCATGCAGCA containing:
- a CDS encoding ABC transporter permease gives rise to the protein MSALADAVRVAPAANPVSQSFRDSMVVAKRNLIRMSRIPEMIIYGLIQPIMFVVLFTYVFGGSMQIGSSTSAVDYKNFLMAGIFAQTVTFATASSGAGIADDMHKGLIDRFRSLPMARGAVLTGRTFADLVQTALTLVVLAVVALLVGWRVGSDGSTDAGRVLGAFGLLLLLGYAFTWIGALIGMSVRTPEAATSSGLIWLFPVTFISNAFVDTSHMTPWLRHIAEWNPFSATVQACRVLFANPGQSPSDAWPMQHPVWASLIYSVLIIIVFRTLAVRKYRSATA
- the msrA gene encoding peptide-methionine (S)-S-oxide reductase MsrA; amino-acid sequence: MAAQTQRAVLAGGCFWGMEELIRRLPGVTATRVGYTGGDVPNATYRDHGTHAEAIEILFDPAKTDFRALLEFFFQIHDPSTRNRQGNDIGLSYRSAIYYVDDEQKRIAEDTIADVDASGLWPGKVVTEVEPVGPFWEAEPEHQDYLQRYPDGYTCHFPRPGWRLPARAEG
- a CDS encoding MarR family winged helix-turn-helix transcriptional regulator, translating into MSMDMTTVADSGLLDTLQHEVAVFARRAEQTRLGGVGQVRNSMDRAAYLLLNRLDKEGPMGVKALAASMGIDSSTVTRQVAPLVDTGLVKRTSHPEDGRAVVLQLSPRGQSRLEEVRSSRRQLMAELTQDWAPEEREAFCTLLTRFNTALSSRMAAQGISGAETPTAS
- a CDS encoding cystathionine gamma-synthase; this encodes MSDRHISQHFETLAIHAGNTADPLTGAVVPPIYQVSTYKQDGVGGLRGGYEYSRSANPTRTALEENLAALEGGRRGLAFASGLAAEDCLLRTLLSPGDHVVIPNDAYGGTFRLFAKVVARWGVEWSVVDTSDAGAVRAAITPKTKVVWVETPSNPLLGITDIAAVAQIARDAGAKLVVDNTFATPYLQQPLSLGADVVVHSLTKYMGGHSDVVGGALIVGDSDLGDELAFHQNAMGAVAGPFDSWLVLRGAKTLPVRMDRHSENATKIADMLTRHARVTRVLYPGLPDHPGHEVAAKQMKAFGGMVSFRVEGGEAAAVEVCNRAKVFTLGESLGGVESLIEHPGRMTHASVAGSALEVPADLVRLSVGIENVDDLIEDLQQALG
- a CDS encoding ATP-binding cassette domain-containing protein, whose translation is MPGAIYAEGLVKTFGDVRALDGVDLDVPEGTVLGLLGPNGAGKTTTVRCLTTLLRPDSGSAVVAGIDVLKHPDAVRRSIGLSGQFAAVDEYLTGRENLQMVGQLYQMKAKAAKARADELLAQFGLADAADRPTKTYSGGMRRRLDLAAALVVSPPVMFMDEPTTGLDPRNRQLLWEVMKQLVSGGTTLLLTTQYLEEADHLAHDIAVVDHGHVIAQGTSDQLKARTGGERVEVVVHERDDIQPASEVLRGFGKGDTTVEEHMRKLTVPVTGGAKLLAEVIRELDTRGIEIDDIGLRRPTLDDVFLSLTGHLAEMKDEENGRETGKEAVK
- a CDS encoding sigma factor-like helix-turn-helix DNA-binding protein, which codes for MGRRRVVQDARRDREFEAFVAGAAGRLLHTATLLTAEPPDENPRARRLLTLSLAHTYACWDRLRGEDPYDRARAYLATRFSRGAWHQYGALGTLGRSRPHPDSPLARLSPQERLILVLRLYEGVAEEQAAALLGLPRERVHAICDRATATLLHPPRRAAPTVLGPKAVSP
- the ilvA gene encoding threonine ammonia-lyase, producing the protein MSYSTADSLPPVTLDDVRGAQKMLTGVARVTAMEGSRHLSQLVGAPVHFKCENLQRTGSFKLRGAYVRIAGLLPEERAAGVVAASAGNHAQGVALASSLLGVGSTVFMPKGAPLPKISATRDYGAEVRLHGQVVDETLAAAQEYAAETGAVFIHPFDHPDIIAGQGTVGLEILEQCPEVRTIVVGIGGGGLAAGIAMAVKSLRPDVRIVGVQAEGAAAYPPSLAAGHPVAVDNPATMADGIKVGRPGDVPFRIIGDLVDEVRTVTEDELATALLLCLERAKLVVEPAGASPVAALLSDPGSFEGPVVSVLSGGNVDPVLLQGVLRHGMAAQGRYLAVRLRLTDRPGALATLLGVLSAVDANVLDVSHVRTDPRLGLTEAEVELHLETKGRAHCVEVGRALREAGYTVIG